One window from the genome of Gimesia aquarii encodes:
- a CDS encoding CehA/McbA family metallohydrolase — protein sequence MNDERPLFSLPYIKLFMQQALNRFLCVALLFISYPADILSAEGKTPLQISVKDIDERPLPCRIHLKNERGEPQKALGQPFWHDHFVCSGTVRMNVSPGKYTWEIERGPEYERKSGDIKVVADKVAAVDVTLKRIASLRDEGWYSADLHVHRPVDEIERLILAEDLDFAPVITWWNNKNFWRKNKVPQKITTQLDGHRFYNIMAGEDEREGGALLYFGLKQPLDLSVKSREVPSSMFFAEQAQKKNKDVWIDIEKPFWWDVPVWLASGQMDSIGLANNHMCRSEMLDMEAWGKPRDRRRLGDVRGNGFWTQELYYHILNSGMRIPPSAGSASGVLRNPVGYNRVYAYLGRENSEKESVGQETNEHAEVFTRETWFGSLSRGRCFVTNGPLLRVTANEQLPGATLKLSGDQGTPIKLSVKLTSNDRVPALEVIHNGRVIKTIEYSNEREQQKTIAFTVTESGWFLVRAITDVKNTFRFASTAPWYIESETEPFRGSRQSAQFFLDWVNERIQRIKSNVKDERELRKVLVWQEKAREFWKQKVASSKTLTSENHPE from the coding sequence ATGAATGATGAAAGACCACTATTTTCTTTACCATACATTAAGTTGTTTATGCAGCAAGCCTTAAATCGTTTTCTCTGCGTGGCTTTACTTTTTATTTCTTATCCTGCGGACATCTTGAGTGCGGAAGGTAAAACGCCGTTACAGATTTCTGTGAAGGATATTGATGAACGACCACTGCCGTGTCGTATTCACTTAAAGAACGAACGAGGTGAACCTCAGAAAGCATTGGGGCAGCCTTTCTGGCACGACCATTTTGTCTGTTCTGGAACGGTCCGCATGAATGTGTCACCCGGTAAATACACCTGGGAAATCGAACGCGGGCCGGAGTATGAGCGAAAGTCAGGTGACATCAAGGTGGTTGCTGATAAAGTTGCTGCAGTCGATGTCACTCTCAAACGAATTGCTTCGCTACGCGATGAAGGATGGTACTCTGCCGATTTGCACGTTCATCGTCCTGTCGATGAGATTGAGCGGTTGATACTCGCGGAAGATCTCGATTTTGCACCGGTCATTACCTGGTGGAACAATAAAAATTTCTGGCGGAAGAACAAAGTTCCGCAAAAAATAACGACTCAGCTCGATGGCCATCGTTTTTATAACATCATGGCTGGTGAAGATGAACGGGAAGGGGGCGCACTGCTTTACTTTGGCTTGAAGCAACCGCTGGATCTCTCAGTTAAGTCTCGCGAGGTACCTTCCTCGATGTTCTTTGCAGAGCAGGCTCAAAAGAAGAACAAAGATGTCTGGATTGATATCGAAAAACCGTTCTGGTGGGATGTGCCGGTGTGGCTTGCCAGCGGACAAATGGATTCAATCGGCCTGGCGAATAATCACATGTGTCGAAGTGAAATGTTGGATATGGAAGCCTGGGGCAAGCCGCGCGATCGACGGCGACTTGGCGATGTTCGAGGGAATGGATTTTGGACACAGGAACTCTATTATCACATTTTGAACTCCGGAATGAGAATTCCCCCTTCCGCGGGGAGTGCATCGGGAGTTTTGCGAAATCCTGTTGGATATAACCGGGTCTATGCTTATCTTGGTCGAGAGAACTCTGAAAAAGAAAGCGTGGGACAGGAGACCAACGAGCACGCTGAGGTATTTACGCGGGAAACATGGTTTGGCTCATTATCACGCGGTAGATGTTTCGTAACGAATGGTCCCTTGTTACGAGTGACGGCAAACGAACAGTTACCGGGAGCAACTCTGAAACTGTCCGGAGATCAAGGAACTCCCATCAAGCTTTCCGTTAAACTCACTTCAAATGATCGAGTCCCTGCGCTCGAAGTGATCCATAACGGGCGGGTCATAAAAACGATCGAATATTCTAACGAGAGAGAGCAGCAGAAAACAATTGCTTTTACAGTAACTGAATCTGGTTGGTTTCTGGTCCGAGCGATAACTGATGTAAAAAACACATTCCGATTTGCATCCACGGCTCCTTGGTACATTGAATCAGAGACTGAACCATTTCGGGGCAGTCGCCAGTCAGCCCAGTTCTTTCTGGATTGGGTCAATGAACGGATTCAACGTATTAAATCAAACGTGAAGGATGAACGTGAACTTCGTAAAGTGCTCGTCTGGCAGGAAAAAGCGCGTGAATTCTGGAAACAGAAGGTCGCCTCTAGCAAAACGTTGACTTCTGAAAATCATCCTGAATGA
- a CDS encoding FecR domain-containing protein, whose product MEPSKSPNEIYELFDALYSKEISAEKHRQLQHQLKNDPQAREAYYDYLDILQGLGDLSQEEQDIISFGEVVGKIDEPINSISTPPETPSKKTSHAILKYVTIIAASGILALGIEWWALGRTPWNPPISKQVVVVPQQPPALVATLVRARDCQWAGELQPKFEGQRLLTRELSLEQGVAEFRFDSGVRLIIEGPTKLSIDSSNSATLKLGRVVLHGHELAEEFELSTPRANLYDIGTEYGASVNKNGDVEVHVFQGAVRIQQKEGESPANDRFIIEAGAAKQIGQASNTDIPVRPDSFKRETHDQARKKGFVKDELIAYESFNATGGLGSNKKPEWRNGGMGWNGNWRVGVDRNFPAQGSVLPKKSLEFPRFKNDARNGALKIGLNRSAWRSLQKPIRLDTDAIYYLSFYINKSKQLDASETQYGSISFRTLNWPEDGRKLLFGMTSSKYPSLIHNSESYHVSPSLRIHKNYFYVGKIVASKNTPDQMFLRVYSKEDSDYKQEPLVWTCVSKPTFDNSVFDQVLVYVGGKGEYLFDELRIGHTWNSVTNFEHPQPPLKKAAKNTRD is encoded by the coding sequence ATGGAACCATCAAAATCCCCGAATGAAATCTATGAACTCTTTGATGCCCTCTATTCAAAAGAGATTTCGGCCGAAAAGCATCGGCAACTGCAGCATCAACTTAAAAACGACCCACAGGCCCGGGAAGCCTATTACGATTACCTTGATATCCTCCAGGGGTTGGGCGATCTTTCCCAGGAAGAACAGGATATCATTTCGTTTGGTGAAGTCGTTGGCAAAATTGATGAACCAATAAATTCTATCTCTACTCCGCCAGAAACTCCCTCAAAGAAAACATCACACGCGATTCTCAAATACGTTACCATCATTGCAGCCTCTGGAATTTTAGCGTTAGGAATTGAGTGGTGGGCCCTTGGTCGAACCCCCTGGAATCCTCCCATTTCAAAGCAGGTTGTCGTGGTGCCACAGCAACCTCCCGCCCTGGTGGCAACACTGGTTCGCGCCCGAGACTGCCAGTGGGCTGGTGAACTGCAACCCAAATTTGAAGGCCAACGATTGCTCACACGTGAACTATCCCTTGAACAGGGTGTTGCCGAATTCCGATTTGATAGTGGCGTGCGATTGATCATCGAAGGCCCGACAAAACTCAGTATTGATTCTTCCAATTCAGCCACACTCAAATTAGGTCGGGTCGTACTACATGGCCACGAACTGGCTGAAGAATTTGAGTTGAGTACCCCACGCGCCAATCTCTACGATATCGGTACAGAATATGGGGCCAGCGTGAATAAAAATGGCGATGTAGAAGTCCACGTCTTCCAGGGAGCTGTACGGATTCAACAAAAAGAGGGTGAATCACCAGCGAATGATCGATTCATTATCGAAGCCGGTGCTGCCAAACAAATTGGGCAGGCATCCAATACAGACATTCCTGTCAGACCTGATAGCTTCAAACGAGAGACACACGATCAAGCTCGGAAGAAAGGGTTTGTCAAAGATGAACTGATTGCTTATGAGAGTTTTAATGCAACCGGGGGTCTGGGAAGTAACAAGAAACCAGAATGGCGCAATGGTGGCATGGGCTGGAATGGTAACTGGAGAGTTGGCGTGGATCGAAATTTCCCCGCACAAGGCTCAGTCCTGCCTAAGAAGTCTTTGGAGTTTCCTAGATTCAAAAATGATGCCAGGAATGGCGCATTAAAAATCGGGCTGAACCGATCGGCCTGGCGTTCTCTACAGAAACCAATTCGGCTGGATACGGACGCCATCTATTATCTCAGCTTTTACATCAATAAGTCGAAACAACTTGACGCCTCAGAGACACAATATGGGAGTATTTCATTTCGAACTCTGAACTGGCCTGAAGATGGTCGTAAGTTATTGTTTGGCATGACTTCTTCAAAGTATCCATCACTGATACATAATAGTGAGAGCTATCATGTCTCACCCAGTTTGAGAATCCATAAGAATTATTTTTATGTCGGGAAGATTGTCGCCAGTAAAAACACACCAGATCAGATGTTTTTACGCGTCTACTCGAAGGAAGACTCTGATTATAAACAGGAACCATTGGTTTGGACCTGTGTTTCGAAACCAACCTTCGATAATAGTGTCTTTGATCAAGTCCTGGTCTATGTCGGAGGCAAGGGGGAATATCTCTTCGACGAACTCCGCATTGGCCACACTTGGAATTCGGTAACGAATTTTGAGCACCCTCAGCCACCCCTTAAGAAGGCAGCAAAAAATACGAGAGATTAA
- a CDS encoding Gfo/Idh/MocA family protein, producing the protein MSDHTEKHSPDEVHSVPRRTFLRELGTVTAAGLAAAPAVWAGGGNKADTLRVGLIGCGSRGSGAAINAMQADPNTQLVAMADIFEDKLKASAERIKKLIGKQYAVDPTQQFVGFDAFEILISSDVDVVLLTTPPHFRPAHLKRAIEAGKHVFAEKPVAVDAPGVRSVMETCRLARQKQLSIQSGLMLRYSRAMQETLTRIHDGQLGKIVTLQTNYNINGLWSHPRKPEWSDMEWQLRNWYYFTWLSGGQLVEQHVHGLDLMSWVMQEEYPTKCFGLGGRQSRTDPLYGHIFDHHAICYEYSGGQRCFAFCRQQDGTDINTSQLVFGEKGTADLNRNTLSGSKTWRYSRARGRARNGVKDLPYLQEHEALFKSIRNSSPICNGEYAAKSSLMAIMGRMASYTGKSVSWDEAWNSKEDLTPSEYTFGPLKVAPVALPGKTNIY; encoded by the coding sequence ATGAGCGATCACACAGAGAAGCATTCCCCTGACGAAGTCCATTCTGTGCCAAGAAGAACGTTTTTGCGTGAGTTGGGTACGGTGACTGCGGCGGGACTGGCTGCGGCGCCTGCGGTCTGGGCCGGTGGTGGAAACAAGGCTGATACGTTGCGCGTTGGCTTGATTGGTTGCGGGTCTCGTGGTTCCGGTGCCGCCATCAATGCCATGCAGGCCGATCCCAATACACAACTCGTAGCGATGGCAGACATCTTTGAAGACAAACTGAAAGCAAGTGCCGAACGGATTAAGAAATTGATCGGCAAACAATATGCCGTCGATCCCACTCAGCAATTCGTGGGTTTCGATGCTTTTGAAATATTAATCAGTAGTGACGTCGATGTCGTGCTGCTGACCACGCCCCCGCACTTTCGTCCCGCTCATCTGAAACGTGCGATTGAAGCCGGCAAACATGTCTTTGCCGAAAAGCCGGTGGCCGTAGACGCACCCGGTGTGCGTTCGGTGATGGAGACGTGCCGACTGGCGAGGCAGAAACAGCTTTCAATCCAGTCGGGTTTAATGCTGCGCTACAGTAGGGCCATGCAGGAAACACTCACTCGCATCCATGATGGTCAACTCGGAAAGATCGTGACACTGCAGACCAACTACAACATTAATGGTCTCTGGTCACATCCCCGCAAGCCTGAATGGAGTGACATGGAATGGCAGCTGCGCAACTGGTATTACTTCACCTGGCTCTCGGGCGGGCAGTTGGTGGAGCAGCATGTACATGGACTCGACCTGATGTCCTGGGTCATGCAGGAGGAATATCCCACTAAATGTTTCGGGCTAGGCGGCAGGCAATCGCGCACCGATCCGTTATACGGCCACATCTTTGATCATCATGCCATCTGTTATGAATACAGCGGCGGTCAACGCTGTTTTGCTTTTTGTCGCCAGCAGGATGGCACCGACATCAACACGTCTCAACTGGTGTTCGGCGAAAAGGGAACCGCCGATTTGAATCGGAACACGCTCAGCGGCTCGAAAACCTGGCGATACAGCCGGGCGCGTGGCCGCGCCAGAAATGGCGTGAAGGATCTGCCGTATCTGCAGGAACACGAGGCCCTGTTCAAAAGCATTCGGAACAGTTCGCCGATCTGCAATGGTGAGTACGCGGCCAAAAGTTCGCTGATGGCCATCATGGGCCGCATGGCCTCGTACACGGGAAAAAGCGTGAGTTGGGACGAAGCCTGGAATTCCAAAGAGGACCTGACACCATCTGAATACACGTTTGGACCGTTGAAAGTCGCCCCCGTCGCCTTGCCTGGCAAGACCAATATCTACTAA
- a CDS encoding DUF1559 domain-containing protein: protein MNKLTNGKKGFTLIELLVVIAIIAILIALLLPAVQQAREAARRSQCKNNLKQIGLALHNYHETHRTFPPAFIYETDTNNCAGSPCNDPSWAWSAMILPFVDQAPAYNSMEPGPTKLSQAIGDPAKLVVLQNTIPVFRCPSDTGKNLSGLTISGEQTSRSNYPGVNGERTEVRLNDGRGIFGARNNSVKIRDITDGSSNTIAVGERASKIIGNTNDSYTHWAGVRESNQNGSGWRGAFEVTGVTSFPINSAESVHWRYRGWFSSMHQGGAHFLLGDGAIRFISENIDTTTYNDLSTIDDGRVIGEF from the coding sequence ATGAACAAGTTAACGAACGGTAAAAAAGGATTTACTCTCATTGAGCTACTGGTGGTCATTGCCATTATCGCAATTCTGATCGCACTACTCCTCCCCGCAGTACAACAGGCCAGAGAAGCAGCACGCAGAAGCCAATGTAAAAATAATCTGAAACAAATCGGTCTGGCTCTACACAATTATCATGAAACGCATCGAACTTTTCCCCCGGCATTTATTTACGAAACAGACACCAACAATTGCGCTGGCTCTCCCTGTAATGACCCTTCCTGGGCCTGGAGTGCCATGATTCTTCCCTTCGTTGATCAGGCCCCCGCTTATAACTCAATGGAACCAGGCCCGACCAAACTCAGTCAGGCCATTGGTGATCCTGCAAAACTGGTGGTTCTTCAGAATACGATTCCTGTTTTTCGTTGTCCTTCTGACACAGGAAAAAATCTTTCCGGCCTCACCATTTCCGGAGAACAGACAAGCCGTTCAAACTACCCCGGCGTGAATGGAGAAAGAACTGAGGTCCGCTTAAATGATGGACGAGGTATTTTCGGGGCACGAAACAACAGCGTCAAAATCAGAGACATTACTGATGGCTCGAGCAATACAATCGCAGTCGGAGAACGGGCCAGTAAAATTATTGGAAACACGAATGACAGTTATACCCATTGGGCAGGCGTTCGTGAATCAAATCAAAACGGAAGTGGTTGGCGCGGTGCCTTCGAAGTGACTGGCGTAACGTCATTTCCCATCAATTCAGCCGAGTCCGTTCACTGGCGCTACCGAGGCTGGTTTAGCAGTATGCACCAGGGAGGCGCTCATTTTCTACTTGGAGATGGCGCGATTCGGTTCATTAGTGAGAACATTGACACAACAACGTATAACGATCTTTCCACCATCGACGATGGACGTGTCATTGGCGAATTTTAA
- a CDS encoding carboxypeptidase regulatory-like domain-containing protein — translation MKSKLLVPFLSVVLILSSGCGSQSGDMPEIAIVKGWVKLDGEPVKSASVIFQPEKGRPSVGHTDYDGNFELKYIADKKGAVLGNHKVSISTYKVEEIVESDERHEVPERIPEEYNTRTNLTASVEPGINEINFELNSSRK, via the coding sequence ATGAAATCAAAACTTCTTGTTCCATTTCTATCTGTCGTCTTAATACTGAGTTCTGGTTGTGGATCCCAATCCGGCGACATGCCGGAAATCGCCATTGTCAAAGGCTGGGTCAAACTGGATGGCGAACCGGTAAAATCAGCAAGCGTAATATTCCAACCAGAGAAAGGGCGTCCCTCAGTGGGTCACACGGACTACGATGGAAACTTTGAACTGAAATATATCGCCGACAAAAAAGGAGCCGTTCTCGGCAACCACAAAGTTAGCATCAGCACATACAAAGTGGAAGAAATCGTCGAATCAGACGAACGACACGAAGTTCCCGAACGGATTCCCGAAGAATACAATACGCGTACGAATCTCACAGCCAGTGTCGAACCTGGCATTAACGAAATCAACTTCGAGCTCAATTCCAGCAGGAAATAA
- a CDS encoding tetratricopeptide repeat protein has translation MPEYFYTATDQSGKRETECIQAASAQEALHQLKTDEYHDIVLHTDDIAAATLELMPRKVSTKGPISPADFIALRNMSSGGVFLLTLKKLYQRFFWIFLFGSFFIFLVDRESDRLVSSLVVLTVPLILFPPLIALLTTLFTPASKYNRILEDLCWGRWNEALKRLPQIRKKLPPMEFASRQAAALAGLGKLDEALEVMEPFSDASKIPHWLYLTRLAEMYESANQLERSLECRVQAYEGDPGNSALQLGYANTLLKLDQDTERAQELIEEIEQQQLSDILETVFPLAKGLLELNRRNYQRAVQQLTEAENRLKPLVKNQPFSRLYTDVARAYTAIALAELGETEKAEALYQLALPRLKALNSKRTMKRYEVAVKR, from the coding sequence ATGCCCGAATATTTTTATACGGCAACGGACCAGTCCGGTAAACGTGAGACAGAATGTATTCAGGCTGCCTCTGCGCAGGAAGCACTGCACCAGCTGAAGACAGATGAGTATCATGACATTGTGTTGCATACCGACGATATTGCGGCAGCGACCTTAGAATTGATGCCACGAAAAGTATCTACCAAGGGACCAATTTCTCCTGCTGATTTTATCGCACTACGGAACATGAGTAGCGGCGGGGTATTTCTACTTACGTTGAAGAAACTCTACCAACGATTTTTCTGGATTTTTTTGTTTGGTAGTTTTTTCATATTTTTAGTCGATCGCGAATCAGACCGTCTGGTGAGTTCTCTTGTGGTTCTCACAGTGCCATTAATTTTATTTCCCCCCTTGATTGCATTACTGACCACATTATTTACGCCAGCCAGTAAATACAATCGCATTCTGGAAGATTTGTGCTGGGGCCGCTGGAATGAAGCCCTCAAGCGTCTGCCCCAAATCCGCAAGAAATTACCGCCAATGGAATTCGCAAGTCGACAGGCAGCAGCCCTGGCGGGGCTGGGAAAACTAGATGAAGCCCTGGAAGTGATGGAACCCTTTTCTGACGCATCAAAAATACCACACTGGTTGTACCTGACGCGGCTCGCGGAAATGTATGAATCTGCGAATCAGCTCGAACGTTCGCTCGAATGCCGCGTGCAGGCGTATGAAGGAGACCCGGGAAATAGTGCGCTTCAACTGGGTTATGCAAATACACTGTTAAAGCTGGATCAAGATACAGAGCGTGCCCAGGAATTGATTGAAGAAATCGAACAACAGCAACTCAGTGACATACTGGAAACTGTTTTCCCATTAGCCAAAGGGTTGCTTGAATTGAATCGACGCAATTATCAGCGCGCCGTTCAGCAACTGACCGAAGCAGAAAACCGCCTGAAACCATTGGTAAAGAATCAACCCTTCTCCCGCCTCTACACAGACGTCGCCCGCGCCTACACCGCCATCGCCTTAGCCGAACTGGGAGAAACAGAAAAAGCCGAAGCGCTGTATCAATTGGCCCTGCCCCGTCTAAAAGCCCTTAATTCCAAACGTACGATGAAACGATATGAGGTTGCGGTGAAGCGATGA
- a CDS encoding 3'-5' exonuclease translates to MDTETTGLGTRDEIIQLAVINLDGSVLFDQKIKPTSKKTISPEASKIHGIKMKDLEECPTFKVLKKPLKKAIGRKTIITYNAEFDKKMYFRTYQLAGGFLPKGNWECAMLEYAKYAGEWNEYYKDYKWQKLEGGDHTAVGDCIATLDLIKSMANSIKLKRWYEFWIRK, encoded by the coding sequence ATGGACACTGAGACGACAGGACTCGGAACAAGAGATGAAATTATTCAATTGGCAGTAATTAATTTAGATGGATCTGTGTTATTTGATCAAAAAATAAAACCAACGTCAAAGAAAACGATAAGTCCGGAAGCTTCAAAAATACACGGAATTAAAATGAAAGATTTAGAGGAATGTCCAACTTTTAAAGTATTAAAGAAACCTTTGAAGAAAGCGATCGGTCGAAAAACAATAATCACTTATAATGCAGAATTCGATAAAAAAATGTATTTTCGAACTTATCAATTAGCAGGAGGATTTCTGCCTAAAGGAAATTGGGAGTGTGCCATGTTAGAGTATGCTAAGTATGCAGGTGAATGGAATGAATACTATAAGGACTATAAATGGCAAAAACTTGAAGGCGGTGATCATACCGCAGTCGGTGATTGCATAGCGACTCTAGATCTAATTAAGTCGATGGCTAATTCAATAAAACTGAAAAGGTGGTATGAGTTTTGGATTAGAAAATAA
- a CDS encoding sigma factor, with the protein MASVPQTVSQDASELFESLFTQDRSRILGYILTLVPHRPDAEDILQRVSITLWNKFDEFDRDRDFFSWSCGIAYFTVCNFRRKENRDRLQFSQDLVEMMARERTAHLKTQSRRFEFLQECIKKLSPDDQELVLRASSEEATINEFAVQVGNAAQTLYNRLGGLRRSLARCVKQKLTVEGLK; encoded by the coding sequence ATGGCAAGTGTTCCGCAAACAGTGAGTCAAGACGCGAGTGAATTATTCGAGTCGTTATTTACACAGGATCGCTCTCGAATTCTGGGGTATATACTTACGCTTGTTCCCCATCGACCTGATGCGGAAGATATTCTCCAACGTGTCAGCATTACGTTGTGGAATAAATTTGATGAATTTGATCGGGACCGCGATTTTTTTTCGTGGTCGTGCGGCATTGCTTATTTTACAGTATGTAATTTTCGGCGAAAAGAAAACCGTGATCGTCTGCAATTCAGCCAGGATCTGGTTGAGATGATGGCACGCGAGCGAACAGCACACTTGAAGACACAGAGTCGTCGCTTCGAATTTCTTCAGGAATGTATCAAGAAACTCTCTCCCGATGATCAGGAACTGGTGCTCCGCGCTTCTTCTGAAGAAGCAACTATTAATGAATTCGCAGTCCAGGTCGGAAACGCCGCACAAACACTTTACAACCGACTCGGAGGGCTTCGTCGAAGCCTGGCTCGATGCGTGAAACAAAAATTAACGGTCGAAGGGTTGAAGTAA
- a CDS encoding DUF1501 domain-containing protein: MAQFISHAGCAEFQRELRLNRRGFLKAGGLGLTGLTLSELLQHEAYAGAAAKKENSVIILWMRGGPSQHETWDPKPNAPAEFRGEFGAIKTSVPGIEIVDLMPRCARIMEKWSIIRSLYHTNAGHSAGDQILFTGHPPGTNPAVNVHPSCGSIVSEQLGHLTPELPPYVMIPRNVPGTDSAYLGVAHKPFETLADPANDGPFTLQNFSLVEGINGDRFSQRKDLLKGFDQLRTDIDHSGQLDAISKFQQQAFGILSSDKARKAFDLDSERSSTRERYGFIPRYNPMDPTRCSASAFSQRMLLGRRLVEAGVRLVTVDCRWWDTHVKGFDSMRNGFLPRWDQCYSALLEDLDQRGLLETTLVVAWGEFGRTPRVNKNAGRDHYPNVFSAAIAGGPVKGGRVVGSSDAKGAFPKDNPKTPQDVLATIYQHLGIDTQKHYLDHSGRPIITLPYGEPLHELA; encoded by the coding sequence ATGGCTCAATTCATATCACATGCTGGCTGTGCTGAATTTCAACGAGAGCTTCGCTTGAACCGTCGTGGTTTTTTGAAAGCAGGCGGCCTGGGGCTGACCGGACTCACACTTTCAGAGCTTCTGCAACATGAAGCCTACGCAGGCGCTGCTGCGAAAAAAGAGAACTCGGTGATCATTCTCTGGATGCGCGGCGGTCCTTCTCAACATGAAACCTGGGATCCAAAGCCCAATGCACCCGCGGAATTCCGCGGCGAATTTGGTGCGATCAAGACCTCCGTTCCTGGTATTGAAATTGTCGACTTAATGCCGCGCTGTGCCAGGATCATGGAGAAATGGTCCATCATTCGCAGCCTGTATCATACCAACGCAGGACACTCTGCCGGTGATCAGATTCTGTTTACCGGACACCCGCCCGGCACGAACCCGGCTGTTAATGTTCACCCCAGTTGTGGCTCCATCGTTTCAGAACAGTTGGGACACCTGACACCTGAACTACCTCCATATGTTATGATCCCGCGAAATGTACCAGGCACCGATTCTGCCTACCTTGGAGTGGCTCACAAGCCTTTCGAAACATTGGCGGACCCCGCCAACGATGGTCCTTTTACGTTACAAAATTTTTCGCTTGTGGAAGGCATCAACGGCGATCGTTTTAGTCAGCGTAAAGATTTACTGAAAGGGTTCGATCAGCTGCGAACTGATATCGATCACTCCGGACAACTGGATGCGATCAGCAAATTCCAACAACAGGCGTTTGGCATTCTCAGTTCGGACAAAGCCCGTAAAGCGTTTGATCTCGATTCAGAACGCAGCAGCACGCGCGAACGCTATGGATTTATTCCGCGTTACAATCCTATGGATCCGACTCGCTGTAGCGCGAGTGCCTTTTCGCAGCGCATGTTACTTGGTCGTCGTCTGGTCGAAGCAGGAGTGCGACTGGTCACAGTCGACTGTCGCTGGTGGGACACACATGTGAAAGGCTTCGACTCCATGCGTAACGGTTTTCTACCTCGCTGGGACCAGTGTTACTCCGCCTTGCTTGAAGACCTGGACCAGCGGGGCCTTTTAGAAACTACACTTGTCGTGGCCTGGGGTGAATTTGGTCGAACGCCGCGTGTAAATAAAAATGCGGGCCGCGATCATTACCCTAATGTCTTCAGCGCTGCTATCGCAGGAGGACCCGTCAAAGGGGGTCGAGTGGTTGGTTCATCGGACGCCAAAGGGGCATTCCCTAAGGATAATCCCAAGACACCACAAGATGTGCTGGCCACGATTTATCAACACTTGGGGATCGATACACAAAAGCATTACCTCGACCATTCGGGACGTCCGATTATCACGCTACCCTACGGAGAGCCATTGCACGAACTGGCGTAA
- a CDS encoding DSD1 family PLP-dependent enzyme — MSQSLIGSNKFDLDTPVLCIDLDLMQSNIQKMSEHILSRGKTWRPHEKCHKTPAIALAQIEAGAIGVTCAKVSEAEVMAAAGVKDILIANMIVGKTKWERVVSLCRHANPIIACDHYAQIEPLAMMCDAAGVTCRMMPEVNIGLNRVGSRPGQDTVDLAMAIDKLDGVELAGIMGYEGHLLQVQDQEEKKEKIEEAMRTLVGCKDAIEAKGIPCEIVSAGGTGSFQITSDCEGITELQAGGGIFADPMYVNKCNLTGYDYSLSVLATVVSRPEKGRMVLDSGRKTMHPDFQLPLVKAWPDAKVTSLSAEHCAVDLGPASQDLKIGDKIELIPGYTDFTSILHENFYGFRNDRLEVVWPIQGRGKIQ, encoded by the coding sequence ATGTCTCAGTCCCTGATTGGCTCAAATAAGTTTGATCTCGACACACCGGTTCTGTGCATCGACCTGGATCTGATGCAATCGAATATTCAAAAGATGTCGGAACACATTCTCAGCCGCGGGAAGACTTGGCGGCCTCATGAAAAGTGCCATAAAACGCCTGCCATTGCACTGGCTCAGATAGAGGCGGGTGCCATCGGTGTCACCTGTGCCAAGGTCTCCGAAGCCGAAGTGATGGCGGCTGCCGGAGTCAAAGACATCCTGATCGCTAACATGATTGTGGGTAAAACCAAATGGGAACGTGTGGTTTCGTTATGCCGACACGCCAACCCAATCATCGCCTGCGATCATTATGCCCAGATTGAACCTCTGGCCATGATGTGCGATGCGGCTGGCGTCACTTGTCGTATGATGCCCGAAGTGAATATCGGTCTGAATCGTGTCGGCTCACGCCCGGGACAGGATACCGTTGATCTCGCGATGGCCATCGACAAACTTGATGGAGTCGAACTGGCGGGAATCATGGGCTATGAAGGGCATCTGCTTCAAGTTCAAGATCAGGAAGAAAAGAAAGAAAAGATCGAAGAAGCGATGCGAACACTCGTCGGTTGTAAAGACGCCATTGAAGCGAAAGGCATCCCATGTGAAATCGTGAGTGCAGGCGGCACAGGTTCGTTTCAAATTACATCCGACTGTGAAGGGATCACAGAACTTCAGGCGGGCGGTGGTATCTTTGCCGATCCGATGTATGTCAACAAGTGCAATCTGACCGGCTACGATTATTCGTTGAGCGTGCTGGCAACCGTTGTCAGCCGTCCCGAAAAAGGACGCATGGTACTCGACTCCGGCCGTAAAACAATGCACCCCGATTTTCAGCTTCCGCTGGTCAAAGCCTGGCCTGACGCCAAAGTCACCTCTCTCAGCGCGGAACACTGCGCCGTCGACTTGGGTCCCGCATCACAGGACCTCAAGATCGGCGACAAAATCGAACTCATTCCTGGTTATACCGACTTCACATCTATTCTGCACGAGAACTTTTATGGCTTTCGTAACGACCGCCTGGAAGTTGTCTGGCCAATTCAAGGTCGCGGGAAGATTCAGTAG